atagtCTACAATAAATaattcacatacttgcacaatcaagtaatcgggctcattgcatgtaattgttcacaaatagtcattttattagttttatttcattttattgcATGAACGCACATTACTCAAACATTTCACATGGAATTGTCACTATGAACAcacacatataaatatatatttatatgcatGAATAGTTCCATACTGGACCCCCCCTTCGATTATCACAAGTCTCAGGATCTCACTCTAACCCAACAATTTTCTTACACATTAACTTTACAAGGACCATCAACCATATCAACAAGAAGTATTAAGGTTAACAATAAAAAACTAGACTATCATCACTAGTCAAAGCATAATCATAACACACATAGCACTTTCCTACCATAAACAACAATAGCAACACATTCAGCCATCCAGACTCCATGCCCAAAGGCCTAAACATGAAATCTCCCGTCAATCTACGATACATTATGCAATGGGAATagatttataactactcaattgagaaacctagcctacctttGCGCCAAGCAATTACTGTAGAAGTCTGATCTCGAACCTTGACTCCTTTTAGTGAAACTTTAGctagttcttggtctaaaataatagtataatacaaaatcaatcaaaaatgGCCTAAATATTTCTAGATTATATGCAAATCCCAAATCCCAGGCCAAACTCAtgattcccccccccccccccaactaGGGTTATTCTATCATTAACTCACCTAAACTACTAATTTCATGGTAACTAGAGAATTGCGATAAATAAATCTAGAACAACCATTCTTAAGAATAGCCGAGGGTCTTACACCCAAAAATCCACATGAATTCGGATTTTTCTCATCTTAGAATGAATTCAAACCATCCTTTAGGGCCATAATTATATTTTCTAAGGACTAAGGAATCCAACGAGTGTTAGATTGATGGAAGGACTTACCTTGAAGGACAAATCcatggaaaattaaagaaatctcCCCTTTCTTTCCCTAACCTGACCTTGGACGAGTTTTGggagtaaaataatattttaggtCTGAAAATAACATTTAACTACGCGTATCCCCCTCTGGCGGTCCTGCCACATCGGTCTAATTCCCTCCATAACGGCTTCAGCACAGACAGTGCTTAGTAAAAAAGGCATATCTttttacttcaaactccaaatgaggaaaatttagtggtgttggaaagaaaactcatagtcctttaatttgataggtcatgagccACCTAATTCCTTATAgctgagagatatggtcatttgaatttgaccctagtttgaactcaagtccaaaactaaattcGAAAGACATTTTtaactcaactttgagatatgagcatagtacgaccttaattcacaaagAATGCACTCGCATACCAAGGAATTGATCCAAGTCTTATGATGAAAGAGATTCTTATACCTTTACcgcagatatttttagtaacggtaagctaggtcgttacaaacctgcatcattttatgatgtagaaaCAGGTGTTAGGGATCATCAaataggcgcaccattgaggatctatcttCCATAGCTTTTGGTAAGACCTCTTTGAATTCAGAGGAGCTCCTTCATTATCAGCTTTATGATATTTCATTACTGTGTGCTTGTCTCGGCATCTTCCTAGTAGTTagtagagacttcatagactgaGTAGAGTGGAGTCATGTTGAGTTTTTTTCGGAGTTTGTTTTAAAACTACGAGTTTCATTTTTGAGCTATGATATTgacttatattttaaatgagtaCTTCAAGTTATTCTAGAGCTTGATGAGAATGTTATGTGATTGCCCATCACTTGATGATActcttttattgagtttgagcCTTTCGCTGAGTGATTTAGCCAGATCAAATGGTTCGCTTGGGACCAGCAATGATTTTagagtgtcggtcacgtctaggatGTAGGCTCGGAAATTTCAATAACAAAATAGAGATTCTTAGCAGTCTAAGGAACAAAAGAGAGAGATGGGGGACAATGATCTGAAggtaaaaatcataattattgAAAGGATCTGtcactcatttttttttaatctttgcCAAGATTATTATATAAGTATTGATAGATTCATGCATGATCCTTAAAAGGTCCAGTCTAGAAAGGTGTTTAGTGTTTGCTAATTAAGTAATAGTACTTAGCTAAGGCTCCATTAATCTAATTAAAaccctattattttattttatttttaaaaaggaagCATCCCTAAATAGTTTTTGCTTTAGAgactttttattattgttggtcCCTCATGGTCCAACTGATAAGCAATTCATACATCACTATCAAAGAGTCATATAGTAGTTTGTGTTTTCCAAactcttcttcctttcttttccaATCACACCATTATATAAATCCCATCTCTTCCTCTCAATCTTTTGTAGtttttgagttgattgagaGTAGACAACGAAAGTTTACACCTTTTTCCCCTTCTCAACAAAGAAAAAACATcccaaaaaagagagagagaaaaatggATGGAAAGAAGAAAACATATGTAGCAGTTGTAGTAATACAAGCCATATATACAGGGATGTTCTTGCTTTCAAAAGTTGCCTTTGATGTTGGTATGAACCCGTTTGTTTTTGTCTTCTATAGACAAGCTGCTGCTGCTGTCTTCTTAGCTCCTATAGCCATGTTTCTTGAAaggtaaattatttttaaagttttgattatatatatatatatatatatatataaatatatgctGCTCGAACGCTCTAAACATGTTGTCGTACTTGTGTGGATCCTCTGAAAGTTTGTTCCTTTTGGAGAATTGAACACACTAAACTGTATTTTTGAAGTATTCGAGCAACCCTATAATCCCACTAACCCATTATTGTTTTATCTTTCTATAAGTGTATATGAGTATTTGCTCAAGTGTGTGAAAGATTAAACGGTTATAGAGGGCAGAGCAGGCGGAGTTAGTTCCTAATGAAATTAGTCTCTATGTCATCCgttattgaaaaaatatacGCATTTGGCTCATAAAAAGAATTAGCGCAACATGTTAAagaatataattaagtaaataaaaatatgttttctCTAGGAAATTagttaataatttaatattttagatgAGATGGTTATACAGTTCAATAATACTGATATATTGTTTTTGTGTTTGTAGGAAAACAGCTCCACCAATTTCATTCTTGATTTGCTTGAAGATTTTCATGCTCTCTCTATGTGGGTAAGTTATAAGTTAATTATTCAACAATACAATATGGAGAATTTACATTTTTgggaatttaattaatttctatgTGTATAATGAAATTGGTTCTTTTATCAGGGTTACATTGAGTTTGAATATCTATGGAGTGGCACTTAAATACACTTCTGCTACTTTGGCTGCTGCAACTACTAACAGCCTTCCCGTTACTACTTTTATCCTTGCAATTTTACTTAGGTATgtgtctttttaaaaaaaattatttgatatatCATTCACTCAGATTTTCAATGAAGGGGACATAAACCTGACTCCTAGGCTTTTACTTTCCATGATGATAAAAAATTTGGCAGACCCCTACCATTTATATTAGATATAAGTAAAAGTTCAATAGAGGAGTCATAAATCTGACCTCGAGACATTCACCTTTTGTGATGACCTAAATAAATGCAAAGGTACAATAAAGGGGGACATAAAcatctccaaattcaagattaGAATGGTAAACTAAGTTATAAATGTATAGTGCTCTTATTTAGTAGCTTACTATAGTTGGCTCTAATTTAAAATggtaattaaaataataaatattctttttcttctcataGTTGTCCTCTTTGTGTGTAAGTAGATGTGTGGGATGTGCATTTATTAAttgaaaattagaaaaaagaagCCTTAAGTGTTAATGAAGCATCATATCCTTTTCATCAAAGTGAAAAGCTAGGCTTGTGTAATGTGGTTCGTAGTGCTTTCAAGAATATACTTTGCAGAAAGGGGGTGTTGGGATAGGTAAAAGGTGATATTTTATGCTAATCAATATGAAATTATACTTTATCTTTGTGCTTGTTTTACTAATTTATTTCATCTTCAGATGAGACAAAAAATAATTCAGGTGGGCTATGTCTAGTAAAATTAGATGGTGTTAACAAGAATATTCTGACTTAATTATTATAACTTGCCTTTAAGTAGGGGAAGAAAATAACATGGATAttctttatattaaaaaaaatataagaataacatggttaatttttttatataaaaaaaatataagaataacATGGATATGAAGTCATCTTAAAACtgaaataacaaaagtaaaaaagaaaatatattagaTGAGTTTTTTCATGGTCGATTGCttaaaattttttgaaaaaatattactttaagAAAACAAGTTCTTTTAAAATGAGTTACACAGGTGACATTCCATATTGATTGTGTCCTCCCACTCATCTTCACCCATCCTTGTAGCCCTCCATCCCCACTACCTTTAACCTCCACCTCTTATTGTATTTGTCTAGAttgtaaataaaaaattttaggataatttttttttgcttacGTACTGAATACAAAAATAAGTATGAAACTCATTTATTTTACTGAAAAACATGTTTCTCACGATAACAAATGGctaaaaatttctttttaatgacAATATTTAGCGGTAATTGAGTTAATGTCATTGCATGCTAAAGCTTTTAACGACATTTACATACAGTGCCGGTTATAAATACtcacatttattattattgctaaaTACAATATATATTTGTAGTATCTctataccaaacacaccctaagtTGGAGCCAACCATTTTCTACTTGACCATCTTTAAGCAGATAGATTTGGAATTTTGTACTAAAAGTTGCGCATAATAAGGTAAAGAGAAAACATTTAAATGTGGGGAATCTATGAACAGATTTTGTACCTTTTAGCTAACTAGCCAAGAGAAAGTAAACTCACTTGCCAAAATAGGAATGAGAGAAGAAGTGGAGGGGGTTCTGTATGGGAAATTTTGACTACTTTTGGCAAACAAAAAGAATCTAATAACAAGAGGTAGCATATAGGGCAAAAAGAGAAACTAGTTCATATTGTACAAGAATTCTGTATTTCATCCATGTTGGAATATATTCATGGttaaatgatataaattttttcACTTGAATTTTATGATTGTGATGGTTAACTTGATTGATTTGatgaaaatttcttctttgtGGGGGTTTTTATACTGTATATTCGTACGCCAAATAATAatcaacaaatattttttttgtataacaTATATAAGATATACTctctctatttcaatttgtttgtcttgttTTGATTTGACacgaaatttaaattttttttaaaaatcttgtggtattaaattaaaattatgtcaaatgtaccaaaatatcctttaatcttgtggtgtTAAACATGCATGTCAtgtgaaaaattgaaattaaagagttgccaaaaaagaagagaggaaaaagacattatattctttttaaaacaGACTAAGAACCTGTTCGAAGTGACTTATTTTAAATGTTGTAAGTCAAAATAACGTTTAAGCACttgattttaagctaaaatgctaaaaataagtcaaaagcCTCAAGTTAGAAATTCTAATTTACGACtttgacttataagtcaaaaactaaaaatcaatttaaacatATTCTAAAAAGGAAAGTCAAACAAATAAATTGAGGATGAAATTCATAATAGGgatgttttttatatatatatttgactaGAAATGTAGTCATTCAAATGTGTAACTTGCCCTTTCTTTTTGTTGCTTTAACTAGACACTAGCACCCCCTTGTTTTAGTGaaatatgttatgtattccactCATTTATGTTCCTTATCTAAGGAGTGGCCAtccataaatatatacatattacccACAATTAATgttttatcaattttattaatACAAACAGGATGGAGACAGCCAAAATGAGGACATGGGGAGGGATAGCAAAGGTTATGGGCATAGTGTTTTGTGCAGGAGGAGCTTTAACCATAGCATTCTTTAAGGGTCCAACAATGAAACTTTTGATGCATCATCATCTATTTACCTATCATGGCCAAGTACAAGACACTGCTTCTTCTGGCAATACATGGATCAAGGGTGTCTTCCTTATGTTGCTTGCTAATGCATTATGGGCTACTTGGCTTGTCATgcaggtatattatattttgtatgtCATGTGTACATTACTTTACATTTGCTATAATTTGTAaagtattattatattttgtaattaaataaaattatcataaaGAATGGTAATAAAGTCTTAAAGTAGCTTACCATATAAAAATTTCTCCATAATAGTATTGAAACTTGAAATCTTAAATAGGTACATAGGTAGAATTTAACCTATGGATCCGGCAGAACCCAGTAATTTAAGTCTAAACCTTGCATATATATTAAGAAATCTACTAAATATGTACAAAACAAAAATTCGAATCCAAGTTAATAACACTTGAGGTTCATGTCctaaaattcaaaatctataacaTTCAAATCTTATATCCATCCACTTGTGTTCTTAAATATATCGTAATATTACTTGGTGTCACTATATATAAAAGCTTGTCATTAAGGCTAGAATGAGAAGTTTTCATTAAATTATTTCAAGATTAGAAAAAGAGTCACTTTCATGATACTTATATAAAGTCGAGTGACTTTTCTGTTACAAAAACTAGTATATTAAATAAAAGGTTAGtgatcatcaataaaattatcccTCTTATAGAGTTTTTCGACCTGAAATGTtgcataattaatttaattaattgtcTTGTTATCTTTTGTAGAATCGAGTTCTCAAGAGTTACCCATCAAAGTTACTATGTACAACTCTACAATGCTTCATGAGCTGTATTCAATCATTTATTTTTGCTATAGCTTTAGCAAGAGATCCTTCTGAATGGAGACTTGGATGGAATGTTAGACTCCTCTCTGTTGCATATTGTGTAAGTTTATTTGTTGCCCAACTTTATCTTTTAATTCATGTTTTCCATACTTTAAATGACAATTAAAAGTTAGGAATGAAAAGATACAAAGCTAGTACAAATGTGTTTCCATGACTATGCAACCTTTTGAATGTTACTAGATAATCTTGTATTGCCACAAGAAAGAGGTTTCCTTAACTAAAAGTATATCCTTCCGTCTCAATTTGCGTGATATTTTCCATGAGAGTCAGCTTAACTAATTTTTGAAGTtaactcaattttttaaaaactatatCATAAATACTATAAAATACAGTTCTTCTCATgtgaatatgataaaaaaaatatatttttttaaatattgatcaaaataCATAGTTTAAATCTCGAAAAGCAAAAAGTGTTATGAGATGGAAGTActatcttaggaatatttttaaaaagaatgaataACCTTAATTTGATAGAAATGCTTTGCTTTTtggcaaaaaaaaaagtcattttcttgCAACACTTTCGATATACTTTGTGTCATTCATAACCTCTCTTTTTTCTGGTTGTCTTAATTAGTTAGAATACTTGTAGGTtaagtttattatttttaaatttgctaataattaattattttttaaaaaaataaattggcaGGGAATAGTGGTGACTGGAGTTACATTTTATTTACAAGCATGGGTTGTTGAGAAGAAAGGTCCAGTTTACATGGCCATGACTACACCTTTGGCCTTAATTTTTACAATTGCTTCTTCTGCTGTGCTTTTTGGAGAGATCATTAGTTTGGGAAGGTAATATGATTTGCTTTTATTTATATAGAGATCGTTAGTTTGACCATTTTTTGTAAGATGATGTTTAGGTAAGCTTATAAGCTAGTCagattgatttaaaaaaaaacgtTTTCAATTATTTATGCGTTTGGTAAATATTCAAAAGTACTTACTTAAGTTGAGTGTTTATAAGGCAAAATTACTCTAAAGCCATAAGACAGTCGTCCTCAACTTATGATTTTTCAGTTTGACCAAaataaatttactattttattcttaattttttttcctaattcTCAAACACCtcttccaaaacaaaatctttaACTTTTGTTCATTCTTTTCCTTACAAAGATACTTTTTGATTTTGTAAACAACCTAGtcattttactttaaaaaacaAACTTATCTCATTTTTTACCAAACACATCAATCATTTATTATCAGTTTTATTACTTTATTCAACa
This Solanum dulcamara chromosome 1, daSolDulc1.2, whole genome shotgun sequence DNA region includes the following protein-coding sequences:
- the LOC129886892 gene encoding WAT1-related protein At5g64700 — protein: MDGKKKTYVAVVVIQAIYTGMFLLSKVAFDVGMNPFVFVFYRQAAAAVFLAPIAMFLERKTAPPISFLICLKIFMLSLCGVTLSLNIYGVALKYTSATLAAATTNSLPVTTFILAILLRMETAKMRTWGGIAKVMGIVFCAGGALTIAFFKGPTMKLLMHHHLFTYHGQVQDTASSGNTWIKGVFLMLLANALWATWLVMQNRVLKSYPSKLLCTTLQCFMSCIQSFIFAIALARDPSEWRLGWNVRLLSVAYCGIVVTGVTFYLQAWVVEKKGPVYMAMTTPLALIFTIASSAVLFGEIISLGSIVGGILLIGGLYCVLWGKSKEQNIKVPNIEDIEKAENGSKEESILEKQFSTPNARIQHACSPA